From Anaerohalosphaera lusitana, one genomic window encodes:
- a CDS encoding glycoside hydrolase family 66 protein encodes MHKLSKQFVLEFLLLLAVLPAVSCAAASIPADHTGDQRVNLADLPYIQTPNGSVNTESFRRFTFHWLMDVSVSSDAAIQQIYTDRSRYQPGQSSTITVKCANAAGSTFTGELGLYITRNGRHVDTLNQPVTIGGYRSVTKTFTWTVPDDDFQGYLVEAWLNNGSVAVSAIDVSSDWKRYPRYGYITEFYSSTPTSRNTEMLDQLSRDYHINSLQYYDWMWRHENVIQRDSSGNIDSPWTDWRNASISFNILQDSIAKANDRSIAPMPYFQIYMALDNYQQISGVSEQWGIYSDTNHNNQYSHDAGVNMWLFNPANMNWQDHLCGEYTDALTSMNWSGLHIDQLGDIGGGNYYDYWGNSVNMEWALKSMLDRSKDHLDYLETTNPSVQGRDALIFNIVDGSVGGWAVDEALASKTDIIYSELWDNDTYGGVTDFIEYAKARTSGKPVILAAYINRYENTGGYFDTDSVLLADAAFFASGAYHLELGDGEHMLAQEFFPARDKLIPNDLRPRLKDYYNFITAYQQLLFAPDLVSGDAGLQWISTPGYNLSGDAAGNTIWFLNRRTADAEIYHLINLLGNDNQWRNVANTPPLRNNVTAKLRLGPNVYISGIYLASPDIDHGIMQPLSYIESADPQGDYVSLTLPSLEYWDMIYVDRTIVAPAYNRYQAELANKWNVGVNTNHAGYTGSGFVDQYAETHDSVNFYITIPQDGSYNLNFRYGNGGSNASRSVIIDGDIQGDVQFTHTGSWGTWSTSSKQVHLSAGVHQVTLYYGPWNSGAINLDYLQIQ; translated from the coding sequence ATGCATAAGCTGTCAAAACAATTCGTCCTTGAGTTTCTTTTGCTTTTAGCTGTCCTTCCGGCCGTCTCGTGCGCTGCTGCCTCGATCCCAGCCGATCATACCGGCGATCAGAGAGTTAACCTCGCCGACCTACCCTACATACAGACTCCTAATGGCTCAGTAAATACCGAAAGCTTTCGGCGTTTTACGTTCCACTGGCTGATGGACGTCTCAGTATCTTCCGATGCAGCTATTCAGCAGATCTATACCGATCGATCGAGATACCAGCCCGGTCAAAGCAGCACCATAACGGTCAAATGCGCAAACGCTGCCGGCTCCACCTTCACCGGCGAGCTCGGTTTGTACATCACCCGCAATGGCCGTCATGTTGATACACTGAACCAGCCCGTAACAATCGGCGGTTACCGTTCGGTAACCAAAACATTCACCTGGACCGTCCCGGACGACGATTTCCAGGGCTATCTGGTCGAAGCATGGCTCAACAACGGGTCTGTCGCCGTCTCCGCGATCGATGTTTCCAGCGACTGGAAACGCTACCCACGCTACGGCTACATCACCGAGTTCTATTCATCCACACCGACCAGCCGAAACACCGAAATGCTCGATCAGCTCTCCCGCGACTACCATATCAACAGCCTGCAGTACTACGATTGGATGTGGCGTCATGAAAACGTCATCCAGCGCGACAGCTCCGGAAATATCGACTCGCCCTGGACCGACTGGCGCAATGCGAGCATCTCTTTCAACATTCTGCAGGATTCGATCGCCAAAGCAAACGACAGATCCATCGCTCCCATGCCTTACTTCCAGATATACATGGCACTGGATAATTATCAGCAGATTAGCGGCGTAAGCGAGCAATGGGGCATATATTCCGACACGAACCATAACAACCAGTACAGCCATGACGCTGGCGTGAACATGTGGCTCTTCAACCCCGCCAACATGAACTGGCAGGACCACCTCTGCGGTGAATACACCGACGCCCTGACCTCGATGAACTGGTCTGGCCTGCACATCGACCAACTGGGCGATATCGGCGGCGGTAACTATTACGACTACTGGGGCAACAGCGTAAACATGGAATGGGCGCTCAAGTCAATGCTGGATCGCTCGAAAGATCACCTGGACTACCTCGAAACGACAAACCCTTCAGTCCAGGGACGCGATGCCCTCATCTTCAACATAGTTGATGGCAGCGTAGGCGGCTGGGCGGTCGACGAGGCCCTCGCCAGTAAGACTGACATTATCTACAGTGAGTTGTGGGACAACGATACGTATGGAGGTGTAACCGATTTCATCGAGTACGCCAAGGCCCGGACATCCGGCAAACCCGTCATATTGGCCGCATATATTAACAGGTACGAGAACACCGGCGGATACTTCGACACGGATTCCGTCCTGCTTGCCGATGCTGCTTTCTTCGCATCCGGAGCTTACCACCTCGAACTTGGCGACGGCGAACACATGCTCGCACAGGAGTTCTTCCCCGCCCGCGATAAACTCATCCCAAATGATCTCCGCCCGCGTCTCAAGGACTATTACAACTTCATCACAGCCTACCAGCAGCTACTGTTCGCACCGGACCTTGTCTCCGGCGACGCCGGACTGCAATGGATATCCACGCCCGGTTACAACCTCTCAGGCGACGCTGCCGGCAATACGATATGGTTCCTCAACCGACGAACCGCAGACGCTGAAATATATCACCTGATCAACCTGCTTGGTAACGACAACCAATGGCGAAACGTCGCCAACACCCCGCCTCTCCGCAACAACGTGACAGCTAAGCTCCGCCTCGGGCCAAACGTCTATATCAGCGGCATCTATCTCGCCAGCCCGGATATCGATCACGGTATCATGCAGCCCCTGTCCTACATCGAATCCGCGGACCCACAGGGCGATTACGTCTCCCTGACTCTGCCCTCACTCGAATACTGGGACATGATCTATGTTGATCGTACCATCGTTGCACCAGCCTACAACCGCTACCAGGCCGAACTGGCAAATAAATGGAACGTCGGAGTCAACACGAATCACGCAGGCTATACAGGTTCGGGTTTTGTCGATCAATACGCCGAGACGCACGACAGCGTGAATTTCTATATTACGATTCCTCAGGACGGCAGTTACAACCTGAACTTCCGCTACGGCAACGGCGGTTCCAATGCTTCCCGCAGTGTCATCATCGACGGTGATATTCAGGGCGATGTCCAATTCACGCATACCGGCAGTTGGGGCACATGGTCAACCTCTTCAAAGCAGGTCCATCTGTCCGCAGGCGTTCACCAGGTCACACTTTACTACGGACCCTGGAACAGCGGGGCGATAAACCTCGATTATCTGCAAATACAATAG
- a CDS encoding alpha-amylase family glycosyl hydrolase has protein sequence MKRLRSLIFSYSILFVLAGSLTAAVPSSRPGAGAVPYDNGTTFRVWAPNASTMHVAGEFNSWSDSATPLAHEGNGWWSADISSASLGDEYRYVIDGTLWKTDPRARDVVSSVGNGVIYTNDYNWTPFTPPAWNEMVIYEMHIGSYYDTTAPGPGTWGAATSRLDHIQSLGVNAVKIMPVAEFPGEYSMGYNPVNLFAPESAYGRPDQMKMFIEQCHQRGIAVIIDLVYNHLGPSDLGESLWQFDGYSAEPYTGGIYFYENDNRFTPWGDTRPNYSVGEVRSFIRDNVMYWLDEYNLDGIRMDGTAYIRERGIGEPEIPEGWTLMQWINNEIDAAFPQKISIAEDMRDNEWITKSTGEGGAGFDSQWDASFHHKIVPALTASDDSSRNIWDVRDAVTHLYNGWDTQRVIYTESHDEVGSASGKSRVPEQIWPGNADSYYSKKRSTLGAAMVFTSPGIPMMFMGQEFLEDGSWHDDDPLDWSKDTTFAGIKQLYKRLIHLRRNMSGNTRGLLGKNVNVFHVNNSAKVIAFHRWRDGGVGDDVIVVANFSYQGFTNYNIGMPRPGRWRVRFNSDWDGYDSEFTNWNSYDANAVTGPKDGLPYNADVGVGPYSVVILSQGTDPDLSGEGIVDFNDFSIFAQQWLNTCNTWDACSGADFDMSGTVDMTDLRTFVSYWLEGTN, from the coding sequence ATGAAGCGGTTACGCAGTCTGATTTTCTCATATAGCATCTTATTCGTTCTTGCTGGATCGCTCACTGCAGCGGTCCCTTCCAGCCGTCCTGGTGCCGGCGCAGTGCCATATGATAACGGCACGACTTTCCGTGTCTGGGCGCCAAATGCCTCGACCATGCATGTCGCGGGCGAATTCAATTCCTGGAGCGACTCGGCAACTCCGCTTGCCCATGAGGGCAACGGCTGGTGGTCCGCGGATATTTCTTCAGCCAGCCTGGGCGATGAATATCGCTACGTGATAGACGGAACGCTTTGGAAAACCGACCCTCGCGCCCGCGATGTAGTTTCATCTGTGGGCAATGGCGTGATCTATACCAACGACTATAACTGGACACCTTTTACTCCTCCGGCATGGAACGAAATGGTCATCTACGAAATGCATATCGGGTCCTACTACGACACAACTGCTCCGGGGCCGGGTACCTGGGGTGCAGCAACGTCCAGGCTCGATCATATCCAGTCTCTCGGTGTTAACGCTGTCAAGATAATGCCTGTCGCGGAGTTCCCCGGTGAATACTCGATGGGCTATAACCCTGTCAACCTATTCGCGCCGGAAAGTGCGTACGGCCGACCCGATCAGATGAAAATGTTCATCGAGCAGTGCCATCAACGAGGCATCGCGGTCATCATAGATCTCGTCTATAATCATCTCGGCCCGAGTGATCTGGGCGAATCTTTGTGGCAATTTGACGGCTACAGTGCCGAGCCTTATACAGGCGGCATATATTTCTATGAGAACGATAACCGATTTACGCCCTGGGGCGACACACGGCCGAATTATTCTGTGGGTGAAGTACGCTCGTTCATACGTGACAACGTCATGTATTGGCTCGATGAGTACAATCTGGACGGCATTCGCATGGACGGCACGGCTTACATCCGTGAGCGCGGTATAGGTGAGCCTGAGATTCCCGAAGGCTGGACGCTCATGCAGTGGATCAACAACGAGATCGACGCAGCATTTCCTCAGAAGATCAGTATTGCTGAGGATATGCGTGACAATGAATGGATCACAAAATCCACCGGCGAGGGCGGTGCTGGTTTCGATTCACAGTGGGACGCGAGCTTCCATCATAAGATCGTTCCTGCTTTGACTGCCTCCGATGACTCTTCTCGCAATATCTGGGATGTTCGCGATGCCGTCACACATCTCTACAACGGATGGGACACCCAACGCGTCATTTATACCGAGAGCCATGACGAAGTCGGCTCGGCCAGCGGCAAATCCCGCGTGCCCGAACAGATCTGGCCCGGCAATGCCGACAGCTATTATTCCAAAAAACGCTCAACGCTCGGTGCTGCAATGGTATTTACAAGCCCGGGCATCCCGATGATGTTCATGGGCCAGGAATTTCTCGAGGACGGCTCATGGCACGATGATGACCCGCTCGACTGGTCCAAGGATACAACCTTCGCGGGCATCAAGCAGCTTTACAAACGTTTGATACATCTGCGCCGCAATATGTCCGGCAATACTCGCGGTCTGCTCGGTAAAAATGTGAACGTTTTCCACGTAAACAACAGCGCGAAGGTCATCGCCTTCCATCGCTGGCGGGACGGCGGTGTCGGTGATGATGTCATCGTGGTAGCAAACTTTTCATACCAGGGCTTTACGAATTACAACATAGGCATGCCCCGGCCCGGCAGATGGCGCGTCCGCTTCAATAGCGACTGGGACGGTTACGACTCTGAATTCACCAACTGGAACTCTTACGATGCCAATGCCGTCACAGGACCTAAGGACGGACTGCCTTACAACGCAGATGTCGGCGTTGGGCCATATTCTGTAGTCATCCTTTCACAGGGCACAGACCCGGACCTGAGCGGTGAAGGCATTGTCGACTTCAACGACTTCTCCATATTCGCACAGCAATGGCTAAATACGTGCAATACATGGGACGCATGCAGCGGTGCGGATTTCGACATGAGCGGCACGGTTGACATGACTGACCTACGTACATTTGTTTCATACTGGCTCGAGGGTACAAACTAG
- a CDS encoding PEP-CTERM sorting domain-containing protein: MMKKVCVCLFAICLLFTASQVLAGPITIDADMSDWTGSGIVDLGTQAAPAEGESYTLKATADASNVYFGMDRSTTERYLDDIGWDTDSFFMAFDVDGVAGSGAISDGYGRVNFGGTYLPDFFIYFAGGPHWYETSSWNGSGMDWLGWTQDGAVYGNPGWGDDDEFALNPAAIGGEDDELRVWAWMTREGNGWVEAAWGFEAGDAPTAGDGLAVTVPEPATMALLGLGSLAVLRRKK; encoded by the coding sequence ATGATGAAAAAAGTATGTGTATGTTTGTTTGCGATCTGCCTTCTGTTCACAGCATCTCAGGTATTGGCTGGCCCGATCACCATTGATGCTGACATGAGTGACTGGACCGGCAGCGGAATTGTTGATCTCGGCACGCAGGCTGCTCCCGCTGAGGGCGAAAGCTACACGCTCAAAGCGACCGCCGATGCGTCGAATGTTTATTTCGGCATGGACCGCAGCACAACTGAGCGTTATCTCGATGACATAGGCTGGGACACAGATTCCTTCTTTATGGCATTTGATGTTGACGGCGTCGCCGGCAGCGGTGCCATCTCGGACGGTTACGGCCGTGTAAACTTCGGAGGTACATATCTTCCTGATTTCTTCATCTATTTCGCAGGTGGGCCTCACTGGTATGAAACTTCATCCTGGAACGGTTCCGGCATGGACTGGCTTGGTTGGACCCAGGACGGCGCAGTCTATGGCAACCCCGGCTGGGGTGACGATGATGAGTTCGCGCTGAATCCTGCTGCGATCGGCGGCGAAGATGATGAATTAAGAGTCTGGGCATGGATGACCCGTGAAGGCAATGGCTGGGTCGAGGCTGCTTGGGGTTTCGAAGCGGGTGATGCACCCACAGCAGGTGACGGTCTTGCCGTGACGGTTCCCGAACCTGCAACAATGGCTCTGCTGGGTCTCGGCTCACTGGCTGTACTCAGGCGTAAAAAGTAA
- a CDS encoding LamG-like jellyroll fold domain-containing protein, with amino-acid sequence MRKVFLAAVLFCLIGMASQSHAITLTQDGDLSEWVGNEINDLGTLPAPEGGTYQVLATWDGTDLNIGIDRSTTGRYLGDTGWENDSFFIAIDVDGVDGQGAEADGYGRVTFDGTKKPDLIYYYAGGPSWYERSGWDGLDMTWDLGWSDGGAYYGTSEANPNDELIVPLSTDAINEFGIDLSSVPELSVWVWMTREGNGFVEASWPIGASGYIGQNFGEPLNIRTQDTRMAIAHDPTPAQYVGDVDGDAPVTLSWEVAQVPGGGSYVADPAVTAYDVYMAGPFASEPNALANVDFTYEATVNSSSWTGTEASVPVGPLEKNAFYFWRVDAVEGTSTVTGDKWGFFTEQTVPSISGITAAQIVDTGGTANFTVDATSVLPETYQWYKVEESGDVALTDSGDISGATSATLSISNAEQADEGQYYCVVANDAGTAQSGNALLAIKRLLAHWDFEAGSFESIVPGSPDANTVGDPEIVAAGSINGTDAAFFDDEVDGEDMLYTDPNLVSYFDSCNYQMTAACWVKTTTTKEWVPFVSRNGEGAGWQLRLYYLDGRPCFTTRGIEGNSDGSQGDQIINDGQWHYVVGTWDGTTKKLYIDGTLSLHYDWYTGEVIEGDEVTGVISSTSDPVAVAGRVLDGEPQIFANCPGTYDDVKIYNYALDAAAIAQTYADITGMDVCVTKPQYDFNDDCAVDLADLSMFAAEWLNDGTVQ; translated from the coding sequence ATGAGAAAAGTTTTCTTGGCAGCAGTTCTATTCTGTTTGATTGGCATGGCGTCCCAGTCACATGCCATAACATTGACACAAGATGGAGACCTGTCTGAATGGGTTGGAAACGAGATCAACGATCTGGGAACATTGCCTGCACCGGAAGGTGGCACATACCAGGTGCTGGCGACATGGGACGGCACGGATCTGAATATCGGCATAGACCGCAGTACCACAGGTCGATATCTTGGCGACACAGGCTGGGAAAATGATTCATTTTTCATTGCGATAGATGTTGACGGCGTTGACGGTCAGGGCGCAGAAGCGGACGGTTACGGCCGGGTCACTTTCGACGGCACGAAAAAGCCTGACCTGATCTATTACTATGCTGGCGGCCCAAGTTGGTATGAACGAAGCGGTTGGGATGGGTTGGACATGACATGGGACCTTGGCTGGTCGGACGGCGGTGCATATTACGGAACCAGTGAAGCAAACCCTAATGATGAACTCATAGTCCCACTTTCTACTGACGCGATAAATGAATTCGGCATTGATCTGAGCAGCGTGCCGGAACTCTCGGTCTGGGTGTGGATGACACGTGAGGGCAATGGCTTCGTTGAAGCTTCCTGGCCGATAGGTGCAAGCGGCTATATCGGACAGAATTTCGGCGAACCGCTCAACATCAGAACGCAGGATACCCGCATGGCGATCGCTCACGATCCCACGCCCGCTCAGTATGTCGGGGACGTCGACGGCGATGCTCCTGTGACGCTTTCCTGGGAGGTTGCACAGGTTCCAGGCGGCGGATCCTATGTTGCAGATCCAGCAGTTACGGCTTACGATGTCTATATGGCAGGGCCCTTCGCGTCCGAGCCGAACGCTCTTGCAAATGTCGATTTTACTTATGAAGCAACGGTCAACAGTTCTTCCTGGACCGGTACAGAAGCATCTGTACCAGTCGGACCGCTGGAAAAGAATGCCTTCTACTTCTGGCGTGTCGATGCGGTTGAAGGCACCTCTACAGTCACCGGCGACAAGTGGGGATTCTTTACCGAGCAGACGGTTCCTTCCATTTCAGGGATAACTGCCGCACAGATAGTAGATACAGGCGGAACAGCTAATTTCACAGTAGATGCAACTTCAGTACTTCCTGAGACATACCAGTGGTATAAGGTTGAAGAATCCGGCGATGTTGCTTTGACAGACAGCGGTGACATTTCCGGCGCGACAAGCGCAACACTTTCGATCAGCAACGCTGAACAGGCTGATGAAGGCCAGTACTACTGTGTAGTGGCCAATGATGCGGGAACCGCACAAAGCGGCAATGCTTTACTGGCTATCAAGCGTCTGCTGGCGCACTGGGATTTTGAAGCGGGTAGTTTTGAAAGTATAGTTCCGGGCAGCCCGGACGCCAATACCGTTGGCGACCCCGAGATCGTCGCAGCCGGCAGCATCAACGGTACAGACGCAGCATTCTTCGATGATGAAGTTGATGGCGAAGACATGCTTTATACTGACCCGAACCTGGTATCGTATTTTGACTCTTGCAACTATCAGATGACCGCAGCATGCTGGGTTAAGACGACAACCACAAAAGAATGGGTTCCTTTCGTGAGCAGAAACGGCGAGGGTGCGGGCTGGCAGTTGCGGCTGTACTATTTGGACGGCAGACCCTGCTTCACGACTCGCGGCATCGAAGGCAATTCGGACGGCAGCCAAGGCGATCAAATCATCAATGACGGCCAGTGGCACTATGTAGTGGGCACCTGGGACGGCACAACGAAAAAGCTCTACATCGACGGTACGCTCAGCCTCCATTATGACTGGTATACCGGTGAGGTTATCGAAGGCGACGAAGTAACTGGTGTTATCAGTTCGACAAGCGATCCGGTTGCCGTTGCAGGCCGTGTGCTGGATGGAGAACCACAGATATTCGCTAATTGCCCCGGCACATATGATGACGTCAAGATCTACAACTATGCTCTCGATGCTGCTGCGATAGCGCAGACATACGCGGACATAACGGGTATGGATGTGTGTGTGACCAAGCCGCAGTACGACTTCAACGATGACTGTGCTGTCGATCTTGCTGACCTGAGTATGTTTGCTGCTGAATGGCTGAATGATGGAACCGTGCAGTGA
- a CDS encoding type II secretion system protein has protein sequence MSRNKGFTLIELLVVISIIALLLAIMMPALQKVKLVAEEVICRSNLKQYGLAGELYRQDNGDKFPNAWDSVFRSRDPARGCQWHDASRHPEDNPELQGTLWDYLGGGTKVHYCRTFARYAKTADAHVGHNDSIPIEPLFCYSMNAFLGGFESYNPASMVIKSSQVRRPSTVFFFAEENAWPYESSETDPYYPYNRYQQTLNDNALCGGPYLPYDVRSWDIPRDQVPPYQDAFGSFHKTSPSKLNDGMANSVFVDGHVEMVEPDRTWYYTKPMDGKPAIKGL, from the coding sequence ATGTCGCGTAACAAAGGTTTTACACTGATCGAACTCCTGGTCGTGATTTCGATCATCGCGCTGCTGCTTGCGATCATGATGCCTGCACTGCAGAAAGTGAAGCTGGTTGCCGAAGAGGTTATCTGCCGTTCGAATCTCAAGCAGTATGGTCTGGCGGGCGAACTTTACCGCCAGGACAACGGCGATAAATTTCCCAATGCGTGGGATTCGGTCTTCAGGTCCCGTGACCCAGCCAGGGGTTGTCAGTGGCACGATGCCAGCAGACATCCCGAGGACAACCCGGAACTGCAGGGCACATTATGGGATTATCTTGGCGGTGGTACGAAGGTACACTATTGCCGAACGTTCGCCCGGTATGCAAAAACCGCTGATGCGCATGTCGGCCACAATGATTCGATTCCGATCGAACCGCTGTTTTGCTACAGCATGAACGCGTTTCTAGGCGGATTCGAAAGCTACAATCCCGCCAGCATGGTGATCAAAAGCTCACAGGTTAGAAGGCCTTCGACCGTGTTTTTCTTTGCCGAAGAGAACGCATGGCCCTATGAGTCTTCGGAAACTGACCCCTATTATCCCTACAATCGTTACCAGCAGACGCTGAATGATAACGCTCTCTGCGGCGGACCTTATCTGCCGTACGATGTTCGGTCATGGGATATTCCACGCGATCAGGTGCCGCCGTATCAGGATGCGTTCGGCAGTTTCCATAAGACCTCGCCGAGTAAACTGAACGACGGCATGGCCAACAGTGTTTTTGTCGACGGCCATGTTGAAATGGTCGAGCCGGACCGCACATGGTACTACACAAAACCGATGGACGGAAAGCCTGCTATAAAGGGCTTGTAG
- a CDS encoding FecR family protein: MTQFKTAEINELLFRLLDNNISDNDYARLKQWFDADPNAKKYYCRFMVDNSAMALSTNTTIQQADTPDPNGETLSEDFWQLMAEQEKNAPAMQIPKAEAEPARELIYDVRREPVVRSINKTAVVVAAASLLALLAMILFVQFAPPAPYEVATITDSVDARWSSSLPIQPGTRLSSRTKPIILTDGVVTLTTDEDVKVVLEAPAQFSFVSYSEIALDRGKLFAHVSEQGCGFSVATPNSKIVDLGTEFGVICDASGNTEVHMFEGKANLFAGQKSENKISEFLLGGSAKKVSSHDSRAKDIVLEDDVVVRSVDSGSGFVWRGQSVNLADIVGGGNGFNTGQINRGIEPTTGRFTRRLTTSEVYEGSTEYIRVPASPYIDGVFTPGTQEGFAKVSSTNIQSEAFPFKKAQMWAWGYICNGAWHEGFDVPRHNLELGGVELEGRKNPAIMMHSNLGITFDLAAIRDELPGLRIKSFSSVFGVSETANKWLKSRDFSTVDRTPGVAVLSEDRSSTAEFWVLLDGKNVFHDKTSSGGKPGKVELPIDDNTRFLTIAVTEADDSHMFDWAAFAWPELKLELQ; the protein is encoded by the coding sequence ATGACTCAGTTCAAAACTGCCGAAATTAATGAGCTGCTGTTCCGACTGCTGGACAATAACATCAGCGATAACGATTACGCGCGTCTCAAGCAGTGGTTCGATGCCGATCCGAATGCAAAGAAATACTACTGCCGATTCATGGTTGACAACAGCGCGATGGCTCTGAGCACCAATACCACGATTCAGCAAGCAGATACTCCGGACCCGAACGGAGAAACACTTAGCGAAGATTTCTGGCAGCTCATGGCTGAACAGGAGAAGAATGCGCCCGCGATGCAGATTCCAAAAGCAGAGGCCGAGCCTGCTCGAGAACTCATCTACGATGTTAGAAGAGAGCCCGTGGTAAGGTCGATCAATAAAACCGCTGTGGTCGTCGCGGCTGCGTCCCTGCTGGCACTTCTTGCGATGATCCTATTTGTGCAGTTTGCGCCTCCCGCGCCCTACGAGGTCGCGACCATAACCGATTCGGTTGACGCTCGCTGGTCTTCCAGCCTGCCTATCCAGCCCGGTACCCGGCTTTCATCTCGTACTAAACCTATAATTCTCACTGACGGCGTTGTAACTCTTACGACGGATGAAGACGTCAAGGTCGTTCTCGAGGCACCGGCCCAGTTCAGCTTTGTTTCCTATTCCGAGATCGCCCTTGACCGCGGTAAGCTCTTTGCGCATGTCTCGGAGCAGGGCTGTGGATTTTCTGTAGCGACTCCAAACTCGAAGATCGTAGACCTCGGCACTGAGTTTGGAGTGATATGTGATGCGTCCGGCAACACGGAAGTGCATATGTTTGAGGGTAAGGCAAACCTGTTCGCAGGTCAGAAAAGTGAAAACAAGATTTCCGAGTTTCTACTTGGCGGTTCTGCCAAAAAAGTAAGCAGCCATGATTCCCGGGCAAAAGACATTGTTCTGGAAGATGATGTGGTTGTCCGAAGTGTGGATTCAGGCTCAGGTTTTGTATGGAGGGGGCAGTCCGTGAACCTTGCCGACATAGTTGGAGGGGGTAACGGTTTTAATACAGGGCAGATCAACAGGGGCATTGAGCCGACTACCGGCCGTTTTACCCGACGACTCACTACGTCCGAGGTTTACGAAGGATCTACCGAGTATATTCGGGTCCCGGCCAGTCCATACATCGACGGTGTCTTCACGCCGGGAACGCAAGAAGGGTTCGCAAAGGTGTCATCAACCAACATCCAGTCAGAAGCGTTTCCTTTCAAAAAAGCTCAAATGTGGGCGTGGGGCTATATCTGCAATGGTGCCTGGCATGAGGGCTTTGATGTGCCGCGTCACAATCTGGAGCTTGGCGGAGTTGAGCTGGAAGGCAGAAAGAATCCTGCGATCATGATGCATTCCAATCTTGGAATTACGTTCGATCTGGCCGCGATAAGGGACGAGCTGCCCGGTTTGAGAATAAAATCTTTTTCGTCTGTATTCGGCGTTTCCGAGACAGCAAACAAATGGCTGAAAAGCCGCGATTTCAGCACGGTTGATCGTACCCCTGGAGTTGCAGTGCTTTCCGAGGACAGAAGCTCAACCGCTGAGTTCTGGGTGCTGCTCGATGGTAAGAATGTTTTTCACGATAAAACATCTTCAGGCGGAAAGCCGGGAAAAGTTGAACTGCCCATCGACGACAACACCAGGTTCCTGACGATAGCTGTGACGGAAGCGGATGATTCGCACATGTTCGACTGGGCCGCATTTGCCTGGCCCGAACTCAAACTTGAATTGCAATAA
- a CDS encoding sigma-70 family RNA polymerase sigma factor yields the protein MAAKEPKSKQFFRLYTAAQSRIYAFLLSLVHNHSDAEDLLQETASILWENFDQFDRTKSFSAWAIGIARNKAFDFLKSKKASRPLFNEQFYRDISRIAEQESESAPERLKALRQCMKKMSPSNQKLINLRFEQGVGVKQISQATGHSADAIYKRISRIYSALENCISRSLVSRGQI from the coding sequence GTGGCTGCAAAAGAACCAAAAAGCAAGCAGTTTTTCCGGCTGTACACCGCGGCCCAGAGCAGAATATATGCATTTTTGCTGTCCCTGGTTCACAATCACAGCGATGCTGAGGATCTGCTTCAGGAGACCGCGAGCATATTATGGGAAAATTTTGACCAGTTCGACCGCACCAAAAGTTTCAGTGCCTGGGCGATCGGAATTGCACGGAACAAGGCATTTGACTTCCTCAAATCCAAAAAAGCGTCCCGGCCGCTCTTTAATGAACAATTCTATCGTGATATTTCCAGAATTGCTGAGCAGGAGTCCGAATCAGCTCCCGAACGCCTCAAGGCCCTTCGTCAGTGCATGAAAAAGATGTCCCCATCCAACCAGAAGCTTATCAATCTCAGGTTTGAACAAGGCGTCGGGGTCAAACAGATATCGCAGGCCACCGGCCATTCCGCTGATGCGATCTACAAGAGGATATCACGCATTTACAGTGCACTTGAGAATTGCATCAGCCGTTCACTCGTGAGCAGGGGGCAGATATGA